GCCGCGCTTGAGGTCAAGGACACCGAGGCGCTGAAGACCTATGCCGAAGAGCAGCAGAAGGTCGCCAAGGAGATGACCGAGCGGGCGAAGAGCGACGCCGAGAAGGTCGCCGCCATGAACCAGGACTTCGTCAACGAGGCCCGCAAGCTCGTCGAGACGAACGTCAAGACGGCCTCCGAGGCGGCGACGAAGTCGACCAAGTAAATCCGGTTTCGATCGGATTAGCTAGAAAGGCCGTCGGTGGCGAACCGGCGGCCTTTTTTCGTGGTCGGTATTCGCTGTTACCGCACCGAGGCGCTATTCTTCCGGCATGATTCGACAGCCATTGTTACTCGCGGT
The Spiribacter vilamensis DNA segment above includes these coding regions:
- a CDS encoding phasin family protein; this encodes MTNENFNQASEQAEKMFMGPTRDYAKLAMDYAEKMIDAQMEAAKTYTDIGMQQARAALEVKDTEALKTYAEEQQKVAKEMTERAKSDAEKVAAMNQDFVNEARKLVETNVKTASEAATKSTK